In Erigeron canadensis isolate Cc75 chromosome 1, C_canadensis_v1, whole genome shotgun sequence, a single window of DNA contains:
- the LOC122585904 gene encoding NADH-ubiquinone oxidoreductase chain 3-like yields MSEFAPICIYLVISPLVSLIPLGVPFPFASNSSTYPEKLSAYECGFDPFGDARTRFDIRFYLVSILFIIPDPEVTFSFPWAVPPNKIDPFGSWSMMAFLLILTIGSLYEWKRGASDRE; encoded by the coding sequence ATGTCAGAATTTGCACCTATTTGTATCTATTTAGTGATCAGTCCGCTAGTTTCTTTGATCCCACTCGGTGTTCCTTTTCCATTTGCTTCCAATAGTTCGACCTATCCAGAAAAATTGTCGGCCTACGAATGTGGTTTCGATCCTTTCGGTGATGCCAGAACTCGTTTTGATATACGATTTTATCttgtttctattttatttattatcccTGATCCGGAAGTCACCTTTTCCTTTCCTTGGGCAGTACCTCCCAACAAGATTGATCCCTTTGGATCTTGGTCCATGATGGcctttttattgattttgacGATTGGATCTCTCTATGAATGGAAAAGGGGTGCTTCGGATCGGGAGTAA